Proteins encoded together in one Camelina sativa cultivar DH55 chromosome 9, Cs, whole genome shotgun sequence window:
- the LOC104711023 gene encoding protein NRT1/ PTR FAMILY 2.3-like, which translates to MVDSVSADTEAQSSCDPSSKRGGWITFPFMIATFLGMSITSFGWVTNLIVFLIEEFNIKKIAAAQISNIANGCLSMLPVVAAILADSFFGNIPVISVSAFISLLGILLLTLIASLDWLRPRPCETGSILCESPSKLQLGILYTALVLLTIGSGGTRFTLASAGANQYKKLKDKGSFFNWYFLTLYVGAIISATAIVYTQDNASWKLGFGICAAANLTSFIVFVSGKRFYKHEKPMVSPFTSLIRVVVAATAKRKVVILTREDQYHRGLGTEANTSAAMPSERLRFLNRAALMTKDDVNNISGSVNNIWRLCTVQEVEDLKAVLRVFPLWLAIIFVSVPMVMQSSLIVLQALVTDRGLGPHFEVPAGSLQVIVLISACIVIMMNNWLVYPMYQKLTHKPLTPLQKVGIGQVLTILSMAVSAVVEAKRLKTIETEHLMSVLWLFPPLVIVGVGEAFQFPANIEFFYGEFPESLRNTATSLTSVVIGISFYISTALIHLIQRTTKWLPNDINHGRVDNVYWVLVIVGVLNFGYFIVCAWFYKYRNLKNEDHEQDPKDVTT; encoded by the exons ATGGTCGATTCAGTCTCTGCTGACACAGAAGCTCAAAGCTCTTGCGATCCAAGCAGCAAGCGCGGTGGCTGGATCACCTTTCCCTTCATGATCG CTACGTTTTTAGGCATGTCCATAACTTCATTCGGATGGGTAACGAACTTGATCGTTTTCTTGATAGAAGAATTCAACATCAAGAAGATCGCTGCGGCTCAGATCTCAAATATTGCCAATGGATGTCTCAGCATGTTGCCTGTTGTTGCAGCCATTCTAGCTGATTCTTTCTTCGGTAACATTCCCGTCATCTCGGTCTCTGCCTTCATATCACTACTT GGCATCCTTCTCTTGACTCTGATTGCATCATTAGACTGGTTGAGACCCCGACCGTGTGAGACAGGCTCCATCCTATGCGAATCACCATCGAAACTACAGCTCGGGATCTTATATACAGCTTTAGTTCTACTGACAATTGGATCAGGAGGGACGCGGTTCACCTTAGCATCCGCGGGTGCAAACCAATATAAGAAACTTAAAGATAAAGGAAGCTTCTTCAACTGGTACTTCCTCACACTATACGTTGGAGCTATTATTAGCGCAACAGCTATTGTATATACACAGGACAATGCTAGCTGGAAACTTGGGTTTGGTATCTGCGCAGCTGCTAATTTGACCAGTTTCATTGTTTTCGTCTCTGGTAAGAGATTCTACAAGCATGAAAAACCTATGGTAAGTCCCTTCACAAGCCTGATCCGCGTTGTAGTCGCTGCTACCGCAAAGAGAAAGGTAGTGATTTTAACCAGAGAAGACCAGTATCACCGTGGGCTAGGAACAGAGGCCAACACTTCTGCTGCCATGCCCTCGGAGAGATTGAG GTTCTTGAACCGTGCCGCTTTGATGACCAAAGATGATGTAAATAACATTAGCGGCTCAGTTAATAACATCTGGAGGCTATGCACTGTGCAAGAAGTAGAAGATTTGAAAGCCGTTCTCCGCGTTTTTCCATTGTGGCTAGCCATAATTTTCGTTAGTGTTCCCATGGTGATGCAGTCAAGCTTGATTGTACTCCAAGCTTTAGTCACAGACCGTGGGCTTGGCCCTCATTTCGAAGTCCCGGCCGGGTCACTTCAAGTCATTGTACTCATCTCTGCATGCATCGTTATCATGATGAACAACTGGCTAGTCTATCCGATGTACCAGAAACTAACCCATAAGCCGCTAACACCGCTTCAAAAAGTTGGCATAGGTCAGGTACTCACCATCCTAAGCATGGCAGTCTCTGCGGTTGTGGAAGCAAAGAGGTTGAAAACAATTGAAACTGAGCATCTCATGTCAGTTCTATGGCTGTTTCCTCCCCTCGTAATAGTAGGAGTTGGCGAAGCCTTCCAGTTTCCAGCCAATATTGAATTCTTCTATGGAGAATTCCCTGAGTCTTTAAGGAACACCGCGACTTCATTGACCTCGGTGGTGATTGGAATCTCTTTCTATATCAGCACAGCACTCATCCATCTTATCCAGAGGACCACCAAGTGGTTACCAAACGACATTAACCACGGAAGAGTTGACAACGTTTACTGGGTATTAGTCATTGTAGGAGTCTTGAATTTTGGTTATTTCATTGTCTGCGCTTGGTTTTACAAATACAGAAACCTGAAAAATGAAGATCATGAACAAGATCCAAAAGATGTTACAACCTAA
- the LOC104711024 gene encoding protein NRT1/ PTR FAMILY 2.5-like: protein MADSNSGDTEAHRSSDPNGKRGGWITLPFILVTLLGMSITSFGWIMNLIVFLINEFNIKNIAAAQISNVVSGVVNMLPVVAAILADSFFGNVSIIAASTFISLIGISLLTLISSLDYLRPKPCETGSTLCQSPSKPQLGILYAALALVIIGSAGTRFTLASAGANQYKKPKEQGSFFNYFFVALYTGAITGTAAIVYTQDNVSWKLGFGLCAVANLISFIVFIAGKRFYKNDKSLGSPYTSLIRVLVAATLKRKAVITSKEEDYHHSGLEKETKTSASIPSDSFRFLNRGALKTDEDSVSNKWRLCSVQEVEDFKTVLRLLPLWSAEMFLATPVGVQMGMTVLQALVMDRELSPHFKVSAGSLQVIVFLSGCVFIMLNNWTIYPMYQRLIRKPLTPLQQVGIGHVFTILSMAVSALVEAKRLKTVDDNGDPMSVLWLVPALVLVGVGEAFHFPANVAVFYGEFPESLKNTATSLTSVVIGISFYLSTALIDVIQRTTAWLPDDINHGRVDNVYWVLVIGGALNFGYFLVCSWLYKYRNLKDDDQKQDLKDVTT, encoded by the exons ATGGCTGATTCAAACTCTGGTGACACAGAAGCTCATCGCTCTAGCGATCCAAATGGAAAGCGTGGTGGCTGGATCACTTTACCGTTCATActcg TTACACTCTTAGGTATGTCCATCACTTCTTTTGGATGGATAATGAACTTGATCGTCTTCTTGATTAACGAATTCAACATCAAGAACATCGCCGCTGCTCAGATATCAAATGTTGTCAGTGGAGTTGTCAACATGTTGCCTGTTGTTGCAGCCATCTTAGCCGATTCCTTTTTCGGGAACGTTTCCATTATCGCGGCTTCCACTTTCATTTCTCTGATC GGAATCTCTCTCTTGACCTTGATCTCATCTTTGGACTACTTGAGACCTAAACCGTGTGAAACGGGCTCAACCCTATGTCAATCTCCATCGAAACCACAACTCGGGATCTTGTATGCAGCCTTAGCTCTAGTGATCATTGGTTCAGCTGGGACGCGGTTCACCTTGGCATCAGCAGGTGCAAACCAATATAAGAAACCTAAAGAACAAGGAAGCTTCTTCAACTATTTCTTCGTCGCACTATATACCGGAGCTATTACTGGCACAGCAGCAATTGTATATACACAGGACAATGTTAGCTGGAAACTTGGATTCGGTCTCTGTGCTGTTGCTAATTTGATCAGTTTCATCGTTTTCATCGCCGGGAAGAGATTCTACAAGAATGACAAATCCTTGGGAAGTCCCTATACAAGTCTGATCCGCGTTTTAGTCGCTGCTACGTTGAAAAGAAAGGCTGTGATCACatccaaagaagaagactatCATCACTCTGGTCTTGAAAAAGAGACTAAGACTTCTGCTTCAATCCCATCCGATAGCTTCAG GTTCTTGAACCGTGGAGCACTGAAGACCGATGAAGACTCGGTTAGTAACAAGTGGAGGTTATGCTCTGTTCAAGAAGTAGAAGATTTCAAAACCGTTCTCCGACTTCTCCCTCTCTGGTCAGCCGAAATGTTCCTCGCCACTCCCGTAGGGGTGCAAATGGGCATGACGGTCCTCCAAGCTTTAGTCATGGACCGCGAACTTAGCCCTCACTTCAAAGTCTCTGCTGGGTCTCTACAAGTCATAGTATTCTTATCTGGATGTGTCTTTATCATGCTCAACAACTGGACTATCTATCCCATGTACCAGAGGCTAATCCGCAAGCCGCTCACACCGCTTCAACAAGTTGGAATAGGCCATGTTTTCACCATCTTAAGCATGGCGGTATCAGCTCTTGTGGAAGCAAAGAGGCTGAAAACAGTTGATGATAATGGGGATCCAATGTCAGTGCTATGGCTGGTTCCTGCTCTCGTGCTAGTTGGAGTAGGCGAAGCATTTCATTTTCCAGCGAACGTTGCAGTGTTCTATGGAGAATTCCCCGAGTCTTTGAAGAACACCGCGACTTCATTGACTTCGGTGGTGATTGGAATCTCTTTCTATTTGAGTACAGCTCTTATTGATGTGATCCAAAGAACTACCGCGTGGTTACCAGATGACATTAACCATGGAAGAGTTGATAATGTTTATTGGGTCTTAGTTATAGGAGGAGCCttgaattttggttattttcttgTCTGCTCTTGGCTTTACAAGTACAGAAACCTCAAGGATGATGATCAGAAACAAGATCTTAAAGATGTTACAACCTAA
- the LOC104711025 gene encoding protein NRT1/ PTR FAMILY 2.1-like — MADSVFDDCNRGGWSTFPFMIATLLGISVTSYGWVLNLIVFLIEEYNIKNIAAAQISNIVNGCLSMLHVVTAILADSFFGNIPVISTSAFISLLGIVLLTLIAFFNNLRPQLCETGSFLCQSPPKLQFGILYSALALVTIGNAGTRVALASAGANQYEKPKDKGSFFNWYFLMVNTGAIISATAIVYTQENASWELGFGLCAAANLISFIVFISGKRFYNHEKVMGSPFTSLIRVLVASKEEDYHREVGKDSKASVGMPSKSFRFLNRAALKTEQDLNQEDGLGYNTWRLCSVEEVEDFKSVLPVVPLWLAILFVGTSIGVQASMTVLQALVTDRELGSKFLVPAGSLPVIVLICVFLVLNNWTIYPMYQRITHKKLSPLQQVGIGQVFNILSMAIYAIVEVKRLKAVENEHPMSVLWLFPPLVIVGIGDAFHYMGNVAVFYGEFPESLRNTSTSVIWNLILLKYSSN, encoded by the exons ATGGCTGATTCAGTTTTTGATGATTGCAACCGCGGTGGCTGGAGTACTTTTCCGTTCATGATAG CTACGTTATTAGGCATTTCAGTGACTTCTTATGGATGGGTACTGAACTTAATCGTCTTCTTGATCGAGGAATACAACATCAAGAACATCGCTGCTGCTCAGATTTCAAATATTGTCAATGGATGTCTCAGCATGTTGCATGTTGTTACAGCCATTCTAGCTGATTCTTTCTTTGGAAACATTCCCGTCATTTCCACCTCTGCTTTCATTTCTCTGCTT GGTATCGTTCTGTTGACTCTAATCGCATTTTTCAACAACTTGAGACCCCAGCTGTGTGAAACAGGTTCATTCCTATGTCAATCGCCACCAAAACTCCAGTTTGGGATTCTGTACTCAGCCTTAGCTCTAGTGACCATTGGAAATGCTGGGACACGGGTGGCTTTGGCATCTGCAGGTGCAAACCAATATGAGAAACCTAAAGACAAAGGAAGCTTCTTCAACTGGTACTTCCTCATGGTAAATACAGGCGCGATTATTAGCGCGACAGCAATTGTATATACACAGGAGAATGCTAGCTGGGAACTCGGGTTTGGTCTCTGCGCAGCTGCTAATTTGATCAGTTTCATTGTTTTCATCTCCGGGAAGAGATTTTACAATCATGAAAAAGTAATGGGAAGTCCCTTCACAAGCCTTATCCGCGTCTTAGTCGCttccaaagaagaagattatcaCCGGGAAGTCGGAAAAGATTCCAAGGCTTCTGTTGGAATGCCCTCCAAGAGCTTCAG GTTCTTGAACCGTGCAGCATTGAAGACTGAACAGGATTTAAATCAAGAAGACGGTTTGGGTTATAACACCTGGAGGCTATGTTCTGTTGAGGAAGTAGAAGATTTTAAATCTGTTCTTCCAGTTGTCCCTCTATGGTTAGCCATCCTATTCGTCGGAACTTCCATTGGTGTTCAAGCAAGTATGACGGTCCTCCAAGCTCTGGTAACGGACCGAGAACTCGGCTCTAAATTCTTAGTCCCGGCTGGATCTCTGCCAGTCATTGTACTCATCTGCGTCTTTCTTGTGCTCAACAACTGGACTATCTATCCCATGTACCAGAGGATCACCCATAAGAAGCTGTCACCGCTTCAACAAGTAGGTATAGGTCAAGTTTTCAACATCTTGAGCATGGCAATCTACGCCATCGTTGAAGTAAAAAGGCTGAAAGCAGTTGAAAATGAGCACCCCATGTCAGTTTTATGGTTATTCCCTCCTCTCGTGATAGTTGGAATTGGCGATGCCTTCCATTATATG GGCA